A single window of Mugil cephalus isolate CIBA_MC_2020 chromosome 1, CIBA_Mcephalus_1.1, whole genome shotgun sequence DNA harbors:
- the LOC125004110 gene encoding uncharacterized protein LOC125004110, protein MRGMISGLLESMWELTDTTGLHLVNQDSMRHVWEVQQKHLECLQDPAGVALYTKVGTLQKGGKELDILRCARGSSSLESFHRHQCAFIPGWRCNAVHMQMYMLEGVSRWNMGRAKEAVAVEGASTLRTFDVRLMSHLNNISQRVLGRALVPEFTPPRKPTGERIAVEYLLAQTNRGDLLAPEQMPEIPFQVLEEEEDEPDATVYMPGDVEAGDPWDVGVPDTALCRSAELGAGDPDPPCAVEDQVLLEGDTEPGPLVTETSQCDSRGVAGWEAVDALAAYLVGLNRTITALSAKEETDIIQLYTALHAMDKVPSRYTQKAEKKGHTSRGPWRAPRKPSGSAPGQQAAERLYMTHGQAAQDPAVHRVSECVCLRLFKEFEQGRNRPKDTKGKTMPIPQSIVSIYSHIRQLLEDSRVVLDQTDLVLVPVNNTTVSSWLLKRDKRKDRDMLLQGTVLPKQLYLAKESLPAVKALPAAPVQQEHEVMSFEEPENREGEAFPRQRTLTANRQVFLYPPFPPPPFPPQFGPGPSYQQAPQFQQTPFQQAPPYQQAPYQQTPYQQAPYQQALYQQSPPFQQAPPYQQAPPYQQAPSHQQTPHQQECLPPQPRQRAWRIHKAAQEDEQLVASGEPPRKRLAKEHYHYTCKECGQEKNKRTGHTQLKGRWYCPASGLTLDQWKDTL, encoded by the exons ATGCGGGGCATGATTTCGGGGCTGCTGGAATCAATGTGGGAGCTGACGGACACCACAGGGCTGCATCTAGTCAACCAAGACAGCATGCGCCATGTTTGGGAGGTGCAACAGAAGCACCTGGAGTGCCTCCAAGACCCTGCAGGTGTTGCATTGTACACAAAGGTGGGGACTCTCCAGAAGGGCGGCAAAGAGCTTGACATCCTCAGGTGTGCTAGGGGGTCCTCCTCCCTGGAGAGTTTTCACAGGCACCAGTGTGCTTTCATTCCAG GCTGGCGGTGCAATGCAGTACATATGCAGATGTACATGCTGGAGGGAGTATCAAGGTGGAACATGGGCCGGGCCAAGGAGGCAGTAGCTGTGGAGGGGGCCTCAACCCTCAGAACCTTTGATGTCCGGTTAATGTCTCACCTCAACAACATCAGCCAGCGGGTCCTTGGTCGTGCTCTGGTTCCGGAGTTCACCCCACCCAGGAAACCTACTG GGGAGCGCATTGCTGTGGAGTATCTTTTGGCCCAGACCAACAGAGGTGACCTGCTTGCTCCAGAGCAGATGCCTGAAATCCCCTTTCAGGTGcttgaggaagaagaggatgagcCAGATGCCACAGTGTACATGCCAGGTGATGTTGAGGCTGGTGATCCCTGGGATGTGGGTGTGCCTGACACTGCTCTGTGCCGGTCAGCTGAGCTTGGGGCTGGTGATCCCGATCCTCCATGTGCTGTGGAAGACCAGGTGTTGTTGGAAGGTGACACTGAACCTGGACCCCTCGTCACAGAG ACCAGCCAATGTGACTCAAGAGGCGTTGCGGGATGGGAGGCAGTTGATGCCCTGGCAGCCTACCTAGTTGGCTTGAACCGCACCATCACTGCCTTGTCAGCGAAGGAGGAGACGGACATAATCCAGCTGTACACAGCTCTCCATGCCATGGACAAGGTGCCTTCAAG GTACACCCAGAAGGCTGAGAAGAAAGGACACACATCACGAGGACCATGGAGAGCACCCAGGAAGCCGAGTGGCTCTGCTCCTGGACAGCAGGCAGCAGAGAG ACTATACATGACTCATGGCCAAGCAGCCCAAGACCCTGCAGTACACAGGGtcagtgagtgtgtttgccTCAGACTTTTCAAAGAGTTTGAGCAAGGACGCAACAGGCCGAAGGACACAAAGGGAAAAACCATGCCCATCCCTCAGTCCATTGTGAGCATCTACAGCCACATCagacagctgctggaggacagcaGGGTTGTCCTGGACCAGACCGACTTGGTTCTGGTGCCGGTCAACAACACCACTGTCTCTTCATG GCTGCTTAAGAGGGATAAGAGGAAGGACAGGGACATGCTGTTGCAAGGCACTGTACTCCCCAAACAGCTGTACCTGGCCAAGGAGTCCCTCCCTGCAGTGAAAGCACTTCCGGCTGCCCCTGTGCAGCAAGAACATGAGGTGATGTCATTTGAGGAGCCTGAAAACCGTGAGGGGGAAGCTTTCCCCCGCCAGCGCACTCTGACAGCAAACAGGCAGGTGTTTCTTTATCCGCCATTTCCACCTCCCCCATTCCCTCCACAATTTGGGCCAGGTCCTTCGTATCAGCAAGCTCCTCAGTTCCAGCAGACTCCATTCCAGCAAGCTCCTCCTTACCAGCAAGCCCCTTATCAGCAAACCCCTTACCAGCAAGCCCCTTACCAGCAAGCCCTTTACCAGCAAAGTCCTCCATTCCAGCAAGCTCCTCCTTACCAGCAAGCTCCCCCTTACCAGCAAGCCCCTTCTCACCAGCAAACTCCTCACCAGCAAGAGTGCCTTCCACCTCAGCCAAGGCAACGTGCCTGGAGAATTCATAAAGCTGCCCAGGAAGATGAGCAGCTAGTGGCTAGTGGCGAACCACCACGGAAAAGGCTGGCAAAGGAACACTACCACTACACCTGCAAGGAGTGTggccaggaaaaaaataaaaggactgGACATACCCAGCTGAAGGGGCGGTGGTACTGTCCAGCCTCAGGACTGACCCTTGATCAGTGGAAGGACACTTTATAA